A stretch of DNA from Streptomyces gobiensis:
CGGGAACCCGGCTGCCCGCCGCGCCTTCACCAGAGCCGCGTTGATCTGGCCGGAGGTGGTGTCCGTGAGGTCGATGTTCATGGCCGCCGCCAGCTCCTACCGTCGCGTGCGAGCATCTCGTCGGCCGCCGCGGGTCCCCAGGTCCCGGCGGTGTACGGCTCGGGCTTGCCGTTCTTTTCCCAGTACTCCTCGATCGGATCAAGGATCTCCCAGGACCGCTCAACCTCCTGATGGCGCGGGAAGAGGTTGGCGTCGCCCAGCAGCACATCGAGGATCAGGCGCTCATACGCTTCCGGGCTGGTCTCCGTGAAGGACTCACCATAGGCGAAGTCCATCGTCACATCACGGATCTCCATCGAGGTGCCGGGCACCTTGGAGCCGAACCGGATGGTGACGCCCTCGTCCGGCTGCACCCGGATGACCAGGGCGTTCTGGCCCAGCTCCTGAGTATCGGTGGTGTCGAACGGGGAGTAGGGCGCGCGCTGGAAGACCACGGCGATCTCGGTGACCCGGCGGCCGAGCCGCTTGCCGGTGCGCAGATAGAAGGGGACGCCCGCCCAGCGGCGGTTGTCGATCTCCAGCTTGATCGCGGCGTAGGTGTCGGTCTTCGAGGCGGGGTCGATGCCCTCTTCCTCCAGATAGCCGGGCACCATCTCGCCGCCCTGCCAGCCCTCCGCGTACTGCCCGCGCACGGTGTGCCTGCCCAGGTCCTCGGGCAGCCGTACGGCGTTCAGCACCTTCAGCTTCTCGGTGACCAGTGCCTTGGCGTCGAAGGAGGCGGGCTCCTCCATGGCGGTCAGCGCGAGAAGCTGCAGGAGGTGGTTCTGGATGACGTCACGGGCGGAGCCGATGCCGTCGTAGTAGCCCGCGCGGCCGCCGATACCGATGTCCTCGGCCATGGTGATCTGCACATGGTCCACATACGAGCGGTTCCACAGCGGCTCGAACATCGTATTGGCGAAGCGCAGCGCCAGGATGTTCTGGACGGTCTCCTTGCCGAGGTAGTGGTCGATCCGGAAGACCTCGCTGGCCCGGAAGACCCCGTGTACGACCTGGTTGAGCTCCTGGGCGCTGGCCAGATCGTGGCCGAAGGGCTTCTCGACGACCGCGCGTCGCCAGGAGCTCTCGGGGGCGTCGGAGAGCTGGTGCTTCTTGAGCTGCTGTACGACGGTGGGGAAGAACCTGGGCGGCACCGAGAGATAGAAGGCGAAGTTGCCGCCGGTGCCCCGGACCTTGTCCAGCTCTTCGATGGTGCCCTTGAGCTTCTGGAACGCCTCATCGTCATCGAAGACGCCGGGTACGAAGCGCATGCCCTCGGCCAGCTGCTGCCAGACCTCTTCCCGGAAGGGGGTGCGGGCGTGCTGTTTGACCGCGTCATGGACGACCTGTGCGAAGTCCTCGTGCTCCCAGTCGCGGCGGGCGAAACCGATAAGGGAGAAGCCCGGTGGGAGGAGTCCGCGGTTGGCGAGATCGTAAACGGCGGGCATCAGCTTTTTACGTGACAAATCGCCCGTGACACCAAAAATCACCAGTCCCGACGGCCCC
This window harbors:
- the zwf gene encoding glucose-6-phosphate dehydrogenase; this translates as MTSAANPLRDAQDRRLPRIAGPSGLVIFGVTGDLSRKKLMPAVYDLANRGLLPPGFSLIGFARRDWEHEDFAQVVHDAVKQHARTPFREEVWQQLAEGMRFVPGVFDDDEAFQKLKGTIEELDKVRGTGGNFAFYLSVPPRFFPTVVQQLKKHQLSDAPESSWRRAVVEKPFGHDLASAQELNQVVHGVFRASEVFRIDHYLGKETVQNILALRFANTMFEPLWNRSYVDHVQITMAEDIGIGGRAGYYDGIGSARDVIQNHLLQLLALTAMEEPASFDAKALVTEKLKVLNAVRLPEDLGRHTVRGQYAEGWQGGEMVPGYLEEEGIDPASKTDTYAAIKLEIDNRRWAGVPFYLRTGKRLGRRVTEIAVVFQRAPYSPFDTTDTQELGQNALVIRVQPDEGVTIRFGSKVPGTSMEIRDVTMDFAYGESFTETSPEAYERLILDVLLGDANLFPRHQEVERSWEILDPIEEYWEKNGKPEPYTAGTWGPAAADEMLARDGRSWRRP